The genomic interval GCGGATATCGTAGAAGACCTGGCACGCAATCGTGCAAAAGAGGTCTTCGGTGCGGAATTTGCAAATGTTCAACCACACGCAGGTGCACAGGCAAATGCCGCTGTGCTCATGGCGTTGGCTAACCCAGGCGACAAAATTATGGGGCTGTCGCTGGCACACGGTGGGCACCTGACCCACGGTATGCACCTAAACTTCTCCGGCAAACTTTACGAGGTTGCTGCATACGAGGTTGACCCTGAGACATTCCGGGTTGATATGGATAAGGTGCGGGAACAAGCGCTGGCAGAGAAGCCGCAGGTGTTAATTGCTGGTTGGTCTGCGTATCCACGGCAGCAGGATTTCGAGGCATTCCGTTCGATCGCAGATGAGGTCGGTGCCAAGCTGTGGGTGGATATGGCTCACTTTGCTGGGCTCGTTGCTGCGGACTTGCACCCAAGCCCGGTTCCTTATGCGGATGTTGTTTCTACCACGGTGCATAAGACCCTAGGTGGTCCGCGCTCGGGCATGATCCTGGCCAAGCAAGAGTATGCGAAGAAACTCAACTCTGCGGTCTTCCCAGGCCAGCAGGGTGGTCCTCTCATGCATGCTATTGCGGCTAAGGCCGTGGCCATGAAGATTGCTGCTACTGAGGAGTTCAAGAACCGTCAAGAGCGTACTCTTGAGGGTGCACAACTCATTGCTGAGCGCCTCGTTTCTGCCGACTGCAAGGCCGCAGGCGTAGACGTTTTGACTGGTGGTACCGACGTTCACTTGGTTTTGGTGGATCTGCGTAACTCCCAGATGGATGGACAGCAAGCAGAGGATCTCTTGCATGAGGTGGGCATTACGGTGAACCGCAATGCTGTCCCGTTTGATCCTCGTCCGCCAATGGTCACTTCCGGTTTGCGCATTGGTACTCCGGCACTGGCTACTCGTGGCTTTGATACCGCTGGCTTTGCTGAGGTTGCGGATATCATTGGTACGGCGCTGGCTCAGGGCACAAACGCTAACGTTGCTGAGCTGCGGGCACGCGTGACCAAGCTCGCTGAACAGTACCCGCTGTATGAGGGCCTCGAGGATTGGAAGCTGCTCTAATCCACACGAGGTAATACGAGAAAGCCCCCGGCACCGTGCGTCTTTGTGACGCTGGTGATCGGGGGCTTACACGTTGAGATTTTAGGCCTTGGTAGCAGGTGAATCGGACGCAGGCTCTTCTGGTTCGGTCACTGCATCGGAATTGTGAGGCTGCTGCGAGATGGTGGTGTCGCGAAGCTTCTCATGTTTGATGAGTGATACCAGGATGAGTGCCAGAACCACGATCGGCATGAGAATCACAAAGACCGGAGTAAGCGCGTCGTTGTAGGAAGAAACGAAAGCATCGTGCACAGGTCCAGGCAATTGGTGGACAAGAGCAGGGGTGATTTCATTGGAATCAAGTCCGCCCTGTGCGGCCATGGCTTGTTGCTGCTCAGGAGGAAGCTGCTGGATAGCACCCGGGAGTCGTTCAGCCATGAGAGAGGAAAGGTTGCCGACAAAGATACCGCCGACAAGAGCAGATCC from Corynebacterium ulcerans carries:
- the glyA gene encoding serine hydroxymethyltransferase yields the protein MTDDIRNQSLSELDPEVAGAIAGELDRQRSTLEMIASENFVPRAVLQAQGSVFTNKYAEGYPGRRYYGGCENADIVEDLARNRAKEVFGAEFANVQPHAGAQANAAVLMALANPGDKIMGLSLAHGGHLTHGMHLNFSGKLYEVAAYEVDPETFRVDMDKVREQALAEKPQVLIAGWSAYPRQQDFEAFRSIADEVGAKLWVDMAHFAGLVAADLHPSPVPYADVVSTTVHKTLGGPRSGMILAKQEYAKKLNSAVFPGQQGGPLMHAIAAKAVAMKIAATEEFKNRQERTLEGAQLIAERLVSADCKAAGVDVLTGGTDVHLVLVDLRNSQMDGQQAEDLLHEVGITVNRNAVPFDPRPPMVTSGLRIGTPALATRGFDTAGFAEVADIIGTALAQGTNANVAELRARVTKLAEQYPLYEGLEDWKLL